The following DNA comes from Nicotiana sylvestris chromosome 10, ASM39365v2, whole genome shotgun sequence.
aattatttgtatcagctttgtaaattctaagtcttagaagctcatgattcgtACTACCAGTTCTTGAGTTAATTTGTAAAAGTTCAAATAATCCTTCACTATTTTCCTATGATTTCATTTGGCTTGTATTGTTTGTTAGTTGGATTATCTAGCGGGtcgagttaggtgccatcacgacttgtaATTTTTAGGTCGTGACATTGGAGTTCCAGAAAGCCAGCTGCATCTTTTTGCTGGATGTGAATGGGCCACCAAAGtaaaggaaaaactggctataTGGACTGGTATCTCTCTCCCACAGAAGCTTGCTAGAAGTACTCTGCAATGGATCAGAAATAGATAATGGAGGCAATTCAGAAAAGAAGTTGGTGCTGTTGTTTACAGAGCCATGATTTACTATACATGGCAAGCTAGGAATTGGAAGATATTCCGGAAATTAACTGTGAATAGTGAGTTTATAGTTTTACAGATTCAAAAAGAACTTAGGGAGAGAATTAGCAATTGTACAGGCTCTAGGAGAGGTAGGAACTATCAAGTTTTGATTAATAGGCTCTGTAATTAGATTACATAGATGGGGAGGTGTCTTTCTGAGGTCTTAGTATTCTGAGTACCCTTCCTAGAAGATGCGTTTGGAAACTAGATGCTCTTTGTTTGTAAAGCTTTTTGGTTGTTATGATAATATTCACaatttattatatataaaaaaaggtATTGGAAGTTAACTACTTTTACATAATAAAATTCATGGTTATGGTAATATTCACAgtttattaccaaaaaaaaagTATTGAAAGTTAACTACTTTTACATAATAAAATTCATGGTTTTTTGATAAGACATTTGAGTAAGCCTCAGTTTTGTAACATAAATCATAATTTGTATCATTAAATTTGTTCTTACTATTAAAAGAGAGCACTTGCACATACAACTTAGATGCATAATTAGAAAGACTAACCCGCGTACATCAATAATTTGGAGATGTAAcgtaaaaaatattaaaatgcaaAGTATCCTATAACTTTCATAATGTTAATTAAGAGAGTAATAACTCTAATTAACCCCTTTAATTTTTTGAAGTTGCAAAAGAGTACCTACTTCACCTTTTCTCAAATCATGCTCCATTCCTTATAAAACATTTTAGCATTTGAACAAAAATATTTTGGCATTTATCATTGTTTATTTGTATTCTCAAAACATTTATTGATGAACTAATTTAAATGAATAGACTAAGCTAGCGTTTGGACATGTATTCggctgaaacttgaaataaagtatttttgaagttgtgttgaaaaataatttttgaaaattgaaGTTGTATTTGAACATACATTTTACTTGAAAAAAGTTGAAATATTATGCGTGGAAGAAAAGATTTTCACTCAAAAACAAATTTTTGGAACTTAaaattttttcttcaattttttataGAAACTGATTAAATTCCTTGAACagaaaatatttaaatttttttaaaagtaaaagaaaaaattcATGTCCAAACGCGAGCTAAGGAATGAAACATAGGAGAAAGACCCAAAGATGACAAAGGAATCTTCACCAATCGATTAGTACATGTAAGATTTAACGGTTGGAACTAAAAACAAAAATCTAGAAGGAAATATTCTATTTGAAATATCGATATTGGAGGAATTAATTATAAGGTATTGAAAATTCAAACGAAAATTAAACCGAAAAGACATGAGTTTAATTTTAATATGCGTTTAACTTATATACAATCATTGTATACATTTTTTTAATACTATCTTTACTTGTTGTAAtagataatttattttattttaactatTACAAATTCTACATTTTACAAAGATTATCGATAAATTTTTACACAGTCAGTATATGTAAATTAAActcttttaatatttttagttaCTATTAGTAACTTTTTCTTCAAAGACCCAAATAACTGAGCTTTATTTTTATCCTTCCGAAAAGTATGTCAACGATGAGTTAAAGTGTAAAATTTACTACAACTCATATTTACACAGAACATATTAATTTACTTGTCCTTCCACTCCACTTTAATtattttttgattattttcaTACATATTAAGGAATtcatttttaatattaattaacaataaaaaaaattatattaatctTAATTTATTCATTAAAAATATCTAAAAAACAAATATTATAGATCACaagaaaaaggtaaaaaaattaattaaaatggacTGAGAAAGTATAGCCAAGTGATAAATTAAGGTAAAATTCTGTTTTCATTTATTAGGATTTAGTGCTAGCAATATGTGTAAAGAAACATGTTATATATTCATTGTTTCGGTGGAGCACTCGGCCTTTTTTAccattaaataataattatctcATTTTGTCCGTTAATTACGAAATTAAAAGTCACAAACCGTCACATTTAATAAGCGAAAGGATTAATCAAACTCTATTCAAATAAAATCATCGAATATATCACAAGAATAAGCACACATCATAGGCAGAACcaagatttgaagtttatgggttctaAATTTGCCATGGAACTCATAACTTGTCTTAGTTAATGAGTtcacaattaaatatttatatatatttaaagaaTTCCTAGTACAAATACAATATTTATGCAAAAGTGACTGAGGTCGGCCTAACCCGCACTTTATAGGCTAGCTCTGCCTCTGCACACAATaaaagtacaacaacaacaaactcgaTGTAATCCGGTAAGTGGAAGCTGAGGATGATAGTCTTTACGTATATTTTATTCTTACTTAATAAAAATAGAAAGACTATTTCAGATAGACCACCGACTCAAGACAAGTATAATTACAACAATAATTGAAAAAATTGCAGTATTGGAGAAGCTATGAAAAGAAACAggaacaataacaagataataacATAAACGAAACACAAGAAATAACTGATAGTAACAAAAATCTAAGAAAGAAATGCACGAATAATATAAATACAATAGGTGTGTAAAAAAGACGTTGACTACCTATTAACCTTCTACCTTAATTCGCAATCTCCGCACAAGACAAGTATATAATTTATATTTACTCCCTCCGTCTCATATTATGTGTCGTATTTCTCTTTTACACGACCCTTAAGAAATATTAATTAGGAAAGGGATTGAACTATTCTACCCTTATTTATGTCATAAGGTAGAATCTCTCTTCATTGAATATTATTTCATTTATGTGTTATCTCCATCTTCCAAAATAATTATTACTAAGGGtccaaaggaaaaaaaataattaattttatctcGAATTTTTAAAATGACgaataatttgaaataactatttttaGCAATCACGATTTTTTAATATGAGAGGGAGGGAgcataaaatttaaaataaggcGACAAGAGAGGGGTATTAAATTTAATTCATTAATATCTGTACCAAAAACAAGGAAGGTGGAGAGAATCTAGAAAATGCCcccatttctttttcatttccttAATAACacataaaaaattattaattaaataacaaataaggaaatcattCATATCATATAGAAAGAGAAAAGTAGTAGTATAAGTGAAGGAAAAAAAGCAGAGAGGAATAAAAAGGAGACCGGATGTTGACAAATTTCATGTCACTGTTCTTATTAGAAGCAAAGCAAAGCAGCTTCTGTTTGTTTGTGTCAAGATTTTCTTATCTGggatctctctctctttctttagtACACAAACCTTTGAAGTCTTATACAACTTCtgtctctttctctctctacttcttgttcttctctctctaaaaaaaagagctttcttttttctctttttctgagaattagaaccaagaaagagaaaaaagaattCTTGTGTGGTGGCCCCATCAGATGTAAATCTCCAATCTTTTTTTTCAGTTTCATTAGGATCTGAAGCTTCTTTAATTCAATGGTCTACTtgtttcataattattattattaaatatttatttccCATTATTTGAGTTAATAATTCCACTTTTTTTGGGGTCACTCAATTtatcatgattcttgagttggtGAATTacttcaatttatgttcattGTTCAATCCACGAAAAGGTTATTGAGAAGAGTTGGTTTCAAGATGTGGGGTTGAGGTAAATTCATCTtcttattatatatttatttgcTTTTAGATTTATTCTTATTTGACTTTTAAGACCCCCCCAAGAACAGAATATTTCTATTTTTGctttgtttagtttaattaatggTTTTAGATTCTAAAATTATGAGCTTTGTCAATATGATTAATTGGGTTTGTACATTTTTCTTTGTTACTTGCAGATTTGATTAAGTTCTTGGATTTTACTGGTGATCTTATCTATTTTGGATCTTTTCTTGCTTTTGTGTTTATATTTTTTACCTCATTTACTCTTCTAAGTGAAAAAGATTGGAACTTTAATTGCTTATAAAGTGGTTTCTATTGGAATGATATTCTTAAATTCATTTATTTGTCTAAAATAGGTAAGCAAACTATTACTTTTAGGAAGAAGAAAAGTGGGGGTTAAGAGTTTAAATTGCATgagttaaagattgagactttattaGAAAAAGGTCCTATATTAGTCATTTTGTGTGTGGTTAATTTGATTCCTACTGCACTAGCTTTTATTAAATTTCCAATGTGACAAGTAAGAAGTTCTTAGTGAAAATGGATTACATTAAAATCCAATTTATCTGCTATTACAAGATTGCTTGTCTTCATTAGTAGATTACAGGTAATTGGAGAGCTTTGGATTTCAGTGCTGCTTAGAGACAAATTTCCAGATTAATTGTAATGTTAGTCGCAGTCTGTTATCTTGTTTGTTTCCTCTGCTATCCTTGGACCCTACATTGTGATTCCTTGTTTCTATGTGCTATAAGGAGCAATTagtttttaagtctttaaatgaCTGGGAACGAATTCACCGCTGTATGGCTGAGCGCCGATTACTAGCTATTCCGGCTTCATGCAGGCGAGTTGCAGACTGCAATCTGAACTGAGTACGGGTTTTCATTTGGTTCTCTTGGGAAATGATAAATGGTCTACTTAATTCAGAGTATGCTTTCATGTGGTGCGTGTGAACATAAATTTGACAGAGGAGTGATTGAAAAAGTATATGAAGTCTTATATCTTGGTTTCTGAAAGAGTGTGAAAACTTCTCGATTTTTTTCCGCGTGTTGCTGATGAGAATCGTGCAGAGTGTGTGTAATACTCGGATTTCTCTGGTGCAATTTGTCTTTTGATAATCGATGTGGTCAGGTTTCTAAGATAACTTTTATAGGTCCCTTTGGATCATTTTAATTGGTGGACAAAAGTTATATGACCGAGTGTCCAAGAATCGTCTCTGTCAAAGTTATATGACCGAGTTATATGACCGAGTGGACAAAAGTTAAATGGTATAAAAGAGAAGTGCACAAGTTGAGACAATGCAGGCGAAATCTTCTACACCTGGAGATAATCTTGCATGTGCTGACCCGGCATCTTTAATTTGTAATCTATTCAATCAATCATATGAGAATGTTGACAAAAAATTAATTGCTGATTAATGTAAAGGGAAAGTCATTGAAGTTAGATTTTGATAGATATACTTGAAGCAGAATAGCTTTTTTTCCCCCTTTATGGGGGGAAAATATAACTGAAAGATTCTTCTTCAGGACAATATCTATGCGTTTGATCTTCTCTTCATCAATTTTTCAAGGCGCGCTGATATTTTTAGTTTTGTTTAGGGTAGGCCCATCAATGAACATATCCACTAGTTGACAAAATAATGTCTTTCGAGACAAAGTTAGGGGTCCTCTAAAATTAGAGAATATCGAATTCTCGTACATACCCCTATACGAACATACAAGTCTCTAAGCATAGTTAAAAGACTCTTGAGAGCACCGACCTTACATAAGTTTACCAACAACTTAGTCTTAATTGCTACTAGTACTGTCGCCTACATCGATCCTGATTTATTTTTAGCTAAGTCTACGTAGGATATAGCTAAGCCATCTTAGGTTACCTCTCTTATCATCTTTGTGTGCTACTGTTCCATTCTATAGTTTTATGTTTTCTTTTGAATTATAGAAATTGGCTTTCACTTTGTTAGTATCTTCTTATCATATCACACTCCCATAGCGCTCCTCCTTTCCACTCCTATTTTAATAATACTATTCATTCTCCTGGACGACTAAACTTGAATACTTGAATTATCTGTAATTAGATACAGAATCCCATCTACTCTCACTTAGCTTTCACTTTGCTAAACGTGTGGTATCCTAAAACCTTTACTCTCTAATATGGATATCTATACTTCCAGTTTTTGGTTGATTTTAACTAGCTCCGTCACATACTAAAAGATACATAATAATACGTTTACCCTCTCAATGTTAACGTGCTGTACTAATGCCTACTGGAGTTTGTAATGCCGTTGGTGTTTGCTGTTATGTGTTGGGATCATATGTGCATAAATAGATATGTGGGGACTGAATATCTCAATTCTGTTTCCTTGTAACCCATACATCTTCTTAGAACAGTTTTGAAGTTTATTCAAAATAAACTGCTCggttttaatttaaatcttgATTCCTAATCCTGGCAGGAATGGGAACACAAGTGCACTGTAAAGGCTACTTAGCAAGCTATTACTCTATGAGGGACCTTAATGAGGACTCTAATAGCAGCAGTTGGCCCCTATTTTATGGAGATAAAACCTTACCGAACGGTCAATATTGTAATGGTTTCACGTCAAGGACTATAACTGATGCATATCCAGGATATGATAAGGACATTCTGAAGCAGAAGATGCTTGAACACGAGGCCATATTCAAGAATCAGGTAATCTTGCCTTTTTCtttaaagaaaaaatttaattgGAAATTTCAATTGCCCTTTTTTGCTTTGTTTCAACCGGCATTACAAAAATATACTTATGCAAAGGTTTGGTTGTAGGTGGTGGAACTTCATCGCCTTTACAGAATTCAGAGGGACATGATGGACGAAATTAGAAGGAAGGGAATGCATAAACTTCGCTCATCGATGGAGCCATCATGTTCATCTAGTCACCTAGGATCTCAAGTACCGTCTGAAGATGCTCGAAAATGGCACATAACAAACTTCCCCTTGGAAAATTCCAGTTATACTAGACCATCTACATCTGGTACTGAAATTGTTAATTCTCCCTTTAGTTCTTCAAAAGGAAATGGTGTGCAGTCTGGTCGAGTTCAAATGCAGAACGGTTATTCTTCAAAAGCCTCTGATGTTTTGGAGGCTAGGCCCTCGAAGGTCCGGAAAAAGTTGTTTGATCTTCAACTTCCAGCTGATGAATACATAGATACAGATGAAAATGAGCCGTTGCGAGATAATGTAGGATCTTCATTTCCCAGTTATCCTTCTAATGGAAATTACATAGTTGCCCAAGAGAGTGGAAATAAATTGTTTCTTGGTGGTGGTGCAAAGAGTGATAGCCGAAAAGATGCTTCGGCATCCAATTCGTGTTTGAGAAGCTCTATTGGGTTGGCTGATCTAAATGAACCAGCGCAGCTTGACGAAGCCACCCGTCCTGTTGCTTTTCTTGGTTATGGTAATAATCATAAAGAAACTAGAAGCATAAATGCTTCTGCAAGGTCAAATCCGCCGTTTGTGGCTTTGCCTTGGAATTCCAATTGTGCACGTCCAAATGACTCTTTAAGTAATGTATATGTTGACAGTAGAAGCAAAGAGAGGGAGTGGTTGGCATCGGCATATGAAACAGGTAACAATTCCTTCGCAACTTCCGGAGTTCATTtgtaagaataccacaaaggaatcaaagatatcataaaagagaagtaatcttactaccttgaactaagaactagtaaaggttgaaagataaatctcaaagcacaagtaacaaaggttcaaaagaactctcaaagtatgatatacttaatcaataaatgttgtatcttatgttactcgtaaagtggtcaagatccgaatctattgttttgatttgctttttaagtaaaggcgtttgatttcttccataaatcaagacgttgttactttgatcttgtcaaggctatagaacttgcgttcttggaagttcttggaattctttccttgaattcttcccatatcctttattttcatttctttaattctagttgttcaattccttgttgttattgctttcgcatttacttctcaaattcttactctaatttggattcccaacctagttgttatcaagtggtaccTTGGGTTAGTTAccgttgagagagagagagagaggttcCTTGTTTCTTGATTTCCGTGATGATATATAAGGGGTTTGCTTCAATTTGCAGGTAACACCAAAGGTAGCTCGGCTTCATTACCGAGAGGTCTTGAACAAGAGAAGATACCTGCAGCTTCCCATCAAGCAACAGTTATGATTAACAAAGCCTATCAACCGCCGGGGGTTCATCCAATTCACCATAGTAAGGATGGCTTTTGGAAAGATAGAGCAGGGCATAGTTTAGATATCTCTCACAGAAATGGCGAGCAGTCCAATTATACTCATGGTGAACCATTTGTTACTTCCAAGATGGCTAGTCCATATCCATGTCCGAGTTCCTCCGAATTTAGCAGTTCGTGGCTGCACTCTGTCTCTCCGTGGGAGAAGCCAAGTGGTAGCTTTACTCAGAGGTTATCCTCAATGCATGCAAACTCATTCTTCAACTCTTCTGCAGTAGTTGGTAAGGGTTCACAGTCATCTCAGAGCCAAATTGGTGACAATTGGCACGTGAACGGCAGTTCTAGGTTGCATCCTATCCGTAATGGTTTTTACCATGGGTCCTCATCCAGGACCAAAGAATCAATTCACTTTCCTACAGCTGCTTTTGACTCTTTGAACCATATTAAGGGGGACCATTTTATGTCTCAGCGCTCCTCTGACAATGCATGTGAGAATTTTCTCACTAGCTCTAACAATGTGGATGTTGTGACATCTGGAAAAGGTTTCGACTTAAATGAACTATCAAAGAGTGCACTTAGTGAAGAACTTCCTAGGCAAGGTGTTGAGTTTGGTGATGAAAAAAGAGAGCCTCAAGATCCGGTTACAGTTTTGCCATGGCTTAAAGCTAAAGCAAATGGTAAAAGTGAGGGCGTCAATAGTAGGATAGGTGGAACTTCAACAAATTCTGGCTTTGTCCAGGCCTACTCAAGCCCTTCTTTTTGCCAAACACCGATTAATCCATCAGTTTCTGAAGGTCACCGCATGAAGACCGCAAAAGAAGGGGAGACGCGGCATATAAGAAAAATTCTTGGTGTACCGATTGATCCATCAGTTTCTGAAGGTCACCGCATGAAGACCGCAAAAGAAGGGGAGACGCGGCATATAAGAAAAATTCTTGGTGTTCCAATCCTTGATATTCCCTCTGCTTCCAGAAATGAGTCATCATCACTTGTTTCCACTTCCGCTACTCTTCGTTCCTCTCCCAAGAGGGAGAGTATCAGACATCAAAGGAGGAGTATGGTGATTGACATTAACATAGCTTGTGACCTTTCTGAGGTTGAGCCCGAGAAACCTGCTGCTGTGGAACCAATTGTTACTGGGAAAGTTATGGAGACAAAAGCTACCAACATCAAAAATCACTTTGATTTGAACTCATGTATTACTGAGGATGAAGAACCAGTTTCTGCTGAGAGCAATAAGGCTAAGGTGAAGACTATTCTGGATATAGATTTGGAAGCCCCTGTAGTTATGGACATTGAACAGGACAGTTTGCCTGGAGAAGAAGACAAGCAACGTGAAGCATCTTTGCAGCTACTTGACGATAAACCTGAGCACACACAGGAGGAATTACTCAGGACTGCAGCAGAAGCTATAGTTGCCATCTCATCGTCCAGTCAATGCATCTCCGTAAAGGAAACATGCAATGATCCATCCGATGATCCTCTGGAATCCCTACGATGGTTTGTCGATGtgatctcttcttgtgcagccgAGCTTGATGGCACGATTGTTGCACGTTGTGGTTCTAAGGAAATAGATTGCTTTGAGGAAATGACATTGCGACTAACAGAAACGAAGGAGGAAGATTACATGCCAAAGCCTTTTGTTCCTGAATTCCAAACAGCGGAAGATGGAGGGACCAGTTCACTAACAACCCGACCCCGAAGAGGGCAAGCAAGGAGGGGAAGGCAACGGAGGGACTTCCAAAGGGATATCCTTCCCGGTCTAGTTTCATTGTCAAGGCACGAGGTGACCGAAGACATTCAGACGTTCGGAGGGTTGATGAGAGCAACGGGCCATACTTGGAACTCCGGTTTGACAAGAAGGAATGGGACAAGAAATGGAGGTGCTAGGGGAAGGCGGAAAACAATTGTGGTCGCCACCCCTGCAACGGTGTTGACCACGACGAGCTCTCCGCTAATGCACCAACTTAATAACATTGAAGCTAGTTTGGAGGATAAAAACCTAACAGGGTGGGGAAAGACACCTAGGCGCCCGCGGAGGCAAAGATGCCCTGCAGGTAATCCTCCGGCTGTCCTGTTAACTTAAACA
Coding sequences within:
- the LOC104243621 gene encoding uncharacterized protein isoform X2, which produces MGTQVHCKGYLASYYSMRDLNEDSNSSSWPLFYGDKTLPNGQYCNGFTSRTITDAYPGYDKDILKQKMLEHEAIFKNQVVELHRLYRIQRDMMDEIRRKGMHKLRSSMEPSCSSSHLGSQVPSEDARKWHITNFPLENSSYTRPSTSGTEIVNSPFSSSKGNGVQSGRVQMQNGYSSKASDVLEARPSKVRKKLFDLQLPADEYIDTDENEPLRDNVGSSFPSYPSNGNYIVAQESGNKLFLGGGAKSDSRKDASASNSCLRSSIGLADLNEPAQLDEATRPVAFLGYGNNHKETRSINASARSNPPFVALPWNSNCARPNDSLSNVYVDSRSKEREWLASAYETGNTKGSSASLPRGLEQEKIPAASHQATVMINKAYQPPGVHPIHHSKDGFWKDRAGHSLDISHRNGEQSNYTHGEPFVTSKMASPYPCPSSSEFSSSWLHSVSPWEKPSGSFTQRLSSMHANSFFNSSAVVGKGSQSSQSQIGDNWHVNGSSRLHPIRNGFYHGSSSRTKESIHFPTAAFDSLNHIKGDHFMSQRSSDNACENFLTSSNNVDVVTSGKGFDLNELSKSALSEELPRQGVEFGDEKREPQDPVTVLPWLKAKANGKSEGVNSRIGGTSTNSGFVQAYSSPSFCQTPINPSVSEGHRMKTAKEGETRHIRKILGVPIDPSVSEGHRMKTAKEGETRHIRKILGVPILDIPSASRNESSSLVSTSATLRSSPKRESIRHQRRSMVIDINIACDLSEVEPEKPAAVEPIVTGKVMETKATNIKNHFDLNSCITEDEEPVSAESNKAKVKTILDIDLEAPVVMDIEQDSLPGEEDKQREASLQLLDDKPEHTQEELLRTAAEAIVAISSSSQCISVKETCNDPSDDPLESLRWFVDVISSCAAELDGTIVARCGSKEIDCFEEMTLRLTETKEEDYMPKPFVPEFQTAEDGGTSSLTTRPRRGQARRGRQRRDFQRDILPGLVSLSRHEVTEDIQTFGGLMRATGHTWNSGLTRRNGTRNGGARGRRKTIVVATPATVLTTTSSPLMHQLNNIEASLEDKNLTGWGKTPRRPRRQRCPAGNPPAVLLT
- the LOC104243621 gene encoding uncharacterized protein isoform X1, with translation MGTQVHCKGYLASYYSMRDLNEDSNSSSWPLFYGDKTLPNGQYCNGFTSRTITDAYPGYDKDILKQKMLEHEAIFKNQVVELHRLYRIQRDMMDEIRRKGMHKLRSSMEPSCSSSHLGSQVPSEDARKWHITNFPLENSSYTRPSTSGTEIVNSPFSSSKGNGVQSGRVQMQNGYSSKASDVLEARPSKVRKKLFDLQLPADEYIDTDENEPLRDNVGSSFPSYPSNGNYIVAQESGNKLFLGGGAKSDSRKDASASNSCLRSSIGLADLNEPAQLDEATRPVAFLGYGNNHKETRSINASARSNPPFVALPWNSNCARPNDSLSNVYVDSRSKEREWLASAYETGNTKGSSASLPRGLEQEKIPAASHQATVMINKAYQPPGVHPIHHSKDGFWKDRAGHSLDISHRNGEQSNYTHGEPFVTSKMASPYPCPSSSEFSSSWLHSVSPWEKPSGSFTQRLSSMHANSFFNSSAVVGKGSQSSQSQIGDNWHVNGSSRLHPIRNGFYHGSSSRTKESIHFPTAAFDSLNHIKGDHFMSQRSSDNACENFLTSSNNVDVVTSGKGFDLNELSKSALSEELPRQGVEFGDEKREPQDPVTVLPWLKAKANGKSEGVNSRIGGTSTNSGFVQAYSSPSFCQTPINPSVSEGHRMKTAKEGETRHIRKILGVPIDPSVSEGHRMKTAKEGETRHIRKILGVPILDIPSASRNESSSLVSTSATLRSSPKRESIRHQRRSMVIDINIACDLSEVEPEKPAAVEPIVTGKVMETKATNIKNHFDLNSCITEDEEPVSAESNKAKVKTILDIDLEAPVVMDIEQDSLPGEEDKQREASLQLLDDKPEHTQEELLRTAAEAIVAISSSSQCISVKETCNDPSDDPLESLRWFVDVISSCAAELDGTIVARCGSKEIDCFEEMTLRLTETKEEDYMPKPFVPEFQTAEDGGTSSLTTRPRRGQARRGRQRRDFQRDILPGLVSLSRHEVTEDIQTFGGLMRATGHTWNSGLTRRNGTRNGGARGRRKTIVVATPATVLTTTSSPLMHQLNNIEASLEDKNLTGWGKTPRRPRRQRCPAEMQGKVAYNKPIWSGPSPDPAHRRSLVHRAAL